In one Gadus morhua chromosome 7, gadMor3.0, whole genome shotgun sequence genomic region, the following are encoded:
- the zcchc10 gene encoding zinc finger CCHC domain-containing protein 10 codes for MATPMHRIIARRQLEANKQNVRCQKCLEFGHWTYECTGKRKYLHRPSRTVEMKKKLKENENKQNMPPGPGKEGPLEKKAKKKSSDSSDSSSDSNSSEDESSDSSDSESSSSDESDSSSSDSDSSSSSSSSSSSDSSDSGSSSHSDQGPPKKKKKKK; via the exons ATGGCGACTCCCATGCATAGAATTATTGCCCGAAGACAACT GGAGGCCAACAAACAAAATGTGCGGTGCCAGAAGTGTTTGGAATTTGGTCACTGGACTTATGAATGCACTGGAAAACGCAAGTACCTTCACAGACCTTCAAGAACAgtggagatgaagaagaagctgaaagaaaatgaaaataagCAAAACATGCCCCCTGG ACCAGGAAAAGAGGGTCCATTGGAAAAGAAGGCAAAAAAGAA GTCCAGTGACTCCAGCGACAGCAGCAGTGACTCGAACAGCTCCGAAGACGAGTCGTCTGACAGCAGTGATTCTGAAAGCTCCTCCTCAGACGAGAGCGATAGCAGCAGCAGTGACAGCGACAGctcttcgtcctcctcatcgtcctctTCTTCAGACAGCTCAGACTCGGGAAGTAGCAGTCACTCTGACCAAGGGCCacccaagaagaagaaaaagaagaaatag